A window of Gudongella oleilytica genomic DNA:
TCAAGCAGGGAGGAGATGAAATAAGCATTGTGATAAAGCCAATGGAGGATGTAACCGAAAGCCTGAATACCTTCTCCCAGCTTCAAATATCCTCACCTACCGGCGCAAACATACCCTTGAGCCAGCTTGCAGACATAACCATAGAGAGGGGTCCGACTGCTATAAACAGGGATAATCAGGAGAGAGTAGTTACTGTAACAAGCCAGATCATAGACAGAGACCTTAACTCCATAGTGCAGGATATCGAGGCAAAGTTTAAAAACTACGATATGCCCGAAGGCTACAGCTACACCATAGGTGGAGAGAATGAAGAGATGATCGATGCCTTCAGTCAGCTTGCCCAGGCATTAGGACTGGCCATAATCCTGATCTACATGGTCATGGCAGCTCAGTTTGAATCTTTAATATATCCGTTCATAATAATGTTTACGATACCACTTGCTTTTTCGGGAGGAGCACTTGGATTGTTCTTTACCGGGAGATCTCTTGGAGTTACTGCCCTTATAGGTGTAATAATCCTTTCAGGTATAGTTGTAAACAACGGTATAGTTCTCATCGACTATATTAACACTTTAAGAAAAGAAGGGATGGACAGAAAGGAAGCTATCCTTAAGGCTGGTCCGGTAAGATTGAGGCCGATCCTTATGACCACATTGACTACTGTACTAGGTCTTATACCAATAGCTGTTGGAATAGGTGAAGGAGCAGAGCTTATGGCTCCACTCGGGTCTGTTGTAATTGGAGGACTCACTCTTTCGACTGTTTTGACTCTTGTGCTTGTGCCTGCAATATATACCTTATTAGATGACTTGTCGATAAATCTTAAGCAAAGGTTTAGCAAGAAATCCTCTAATGCAGAGGAGGTGCAGCATGAGTAAAATTGGAGATATCAGGAAAAGAGAGATAATTGAAGCTGCAATAGAGGTGTTTGGGGAAAAAGGGTTTCATAGGTCAAAGATGGGTGAAATTGCAGTAAAGACTGGGATTGGAAAGGGCACCATATACGAGTATTTCAGCAGCAAAAAAGAGCTATTCGAGGAAATGTTCAAGTTCATAGTTGATGGTTACTTCAAAGGTGCAAAGGAAATATTCGACGGCACTGAGTCTGTTAAGAGCAGACTAATAAAGTTTTCAACCTATCATGGCAGATTCATGTGGTCACATTATGAGCTTGCTGAAAATACTCTCAAAGGTTCAGAGCCTGTTTCTGAAGGGATGAAAGTCTATCTTTGGGGTAAGAAAAAAGAATTATTTGAAAGTATTAAAGGTATGCTCGAGGATGGTATACAAAAAAAAGAACTAAAAGAAGGATCAAATAGTGATGAAGTTATATGTATGCTCATTGGTTCGATCAGCCAAGCATATGCTCACGGCTTTCATAAGGGCATCAAGGACCCGGATAAGGTCGACCCTGAGCCAATGATCGAGTTATTGTTTAGGGGAATAGGGAGAGATAATAAACAATGATGGAATGAACAATGAACAATTAATATTCAATTCACAAATGACAATGCACAATGAGGAGGGTATTTCTGATCGATTGCGAAGAATCTATGGTTTCGCCATTCTAAACGATAGTGAAGGATCTTTAAACTGTGACCGTGCTTTGTGCATTGTGAACTGTGCATTGTGCATTGTGAATTGATTTTCCGGTTACAATTCAGTTACAATCTCATTTTCAACGGCTTCACGCTTTGACAAAACAAAGTCAAGGGAGTATGATATAGTTAAATACAAAGGGAGGGAATAACCATGAAGAACAAGAAATTCAGAAAAATTGCCATACTGGTTGCAGTAATGATGCTTGTAATGTCATTCTCATCCACTGGTTTTGCAAGCTGGCTGGATCAAACGATAAAGGCTTCCTACAGAAACATCTCTGTATATGTTAACGGTACAATGAAGCAGGCAAAAACAGCAACTGGAGCTGTAGTAGAACCATTTATAGTTGATGGAACGACTTACGTACCATTAAGAGGTATCGCAGAAATGCTTGGTTATCAGGTAAACTTCAATCCCAATACTTACAGGATTGATATTACTGGAGTGGATATCTCCGCATTAACATCACAGTTGATACAAAAGGATGCAAGAATAAAAGAACTTGAGACACTATTGGCGAACAAAACAACCTATAGCTTGACAGATATGCAGGAAGATTTGGTTGACAACTACACCAGATTTACCAGAAGTGTGCCTATAGATGATATTTTGGTAAAAGGTAAAACAAGCGATATTGAGCTCCGAGTATATGTATATTTGGAGGATCAAACAGATCTGGATGCATGGTATGATGCTTATGATGATGGTGATGTAAAGACTACACTTCAAAAAATGGTAGATGATGTTCTTGATGAGTTCCCTGATGCC
This region includes:
- a CDS encoding stalk domain-containing protein, which gives rise to MKNKKFRKIAILVAVMMLVMSFSSTGFASWLDQTIKASYRNISVYVNGTMKQAKTATGAVVEPFIVDGTTYVPLRGIAEMLGYQVNFNPNTYRIDITGVDISALTSQLIQKDARIKELETLLANKTTYSLTDMQEDLVDNYTRFTRSVPIDDILVKGKTSDIELRVYVYLEDQTDLDAWYDAYDDGDVKTTLQKMVDDVLDEFPDAKVSGYVQDDYDDTKLVSFTVNRGVISLSKTSTTVSTLADLEDALYDEFKGSYGIEDFKIGGTKSVIEVDVLVDYDDWKALSSTKKTEAKNKVMDFIEDSFPTAGIDGLVISNDSYSETLSSFSN
- a CDS encoding TetR/AcrR family transcriptional regulator — protein: MSKIGDIRKREIIEAAIEVFGEKGFHRSKMGEIAVKTGIGKGTIYEYFSSKKELFEEMFKFIVDGYFKGAKEIFDGTESVKSRLIKFSTYHGRFMWSHYELAENTLKGSEPVSEGMKVYLWGKKKELFESIKGMLEDGIQKKELKEGSNSDEVICMLIGSISQAYAHGFHKGIKDPDKVDPEPMIELLFRGIGRDNKQ